One genomic segment of Euwallacea fornicatus isolate EFF26 chromosome 18, ASM4011564v1, whole genome shotgun sequence includes these proteins:
- the LOC136345070 gene encoding myotubularin-related protein 3 isoform X4 produces MPPSGKMDSVDQPNSICHIQSIHMYALQPSDPQKSPPFALLVGETVQHLGSSVGGLICVTNYRLYIQNGENQYHIPLGVVEFVEIRELFYLQLFCKDARTYRCTFENNESALDWYDKISKAVEPPQQIDQLFAFYHCIWAKERGGEEAAIKIARQRSYTFGRDMFENEMIRMQFQGDSWRITKANENYKICPTYPPYLLVPSCIDDDMLESVAKFRSSRRIPVAVWRHMRNGAVIARCSQPEVGWFGWRSSSDEDLLKAISEACNFDRNLRANSNSDKDSVLSHSPGSLHSEESLQITGDVLQQEKKLLIMDARSYTTAVANRARGGGCEYIEYYPNCEIQFMNLANIHSIRKSFHALRQLCMTSADQPNWFSLLEGTRWLLNMSGLLKAAVTLANAVERDARPALVHCSDGWDRTPQIVALAELLLDPYYRTIDGFRVLIEREWLAFGHKFADRCGHSGGSEDLNERCPVFLQWLDCVHQLMSQFPVSFEFSPGYLIKLVQHTYSNLYGTFLCNTQKQRSKIVHGKTFSVWEFLSTGTFKNHLYASVQSSSSASRVLWPKTNVRDLRLWSEVYLDSVEVNFNPEEACPGPPSFNGHLNMSKTRSYGDLINADVCHSLYGRRNSDPSMNRELKLVPHEDSDTTVVVNGGSNMDSVSDFQPSDMEDNVECTQDCIYNSHSNPTANLTDDQIDGLGFDEDHLHLIGVAYTNGNSKNEAEKAQKPFLAENWSRIILGPTGGTEESEAEGIKAETVDDLLVNNNNSSFSRRNLVDTGDSNNISDTRDVESVLCKAGEQVGKILDLERSVETSTETLVSDHHIPGSSPKEYNGFEKIRNPVDTIDAPDNCTVCGQTEKLFNGRDCRYLSNAPNHSSEWQGAYMHNHNRNHPNRLINCQLGEDGLVNVRSPIHERLDQLTEEFKRRLDLLERELHASRQILIKQACHRCLNGDSERPDDSYF; encoded by the exons atgcCTCCGTCtg gcAAAATGGATAGTGTAGATCAGCCCAACTCCATATGTCACATTCAATCTATACACATGTACGCCTTGCAACCATCGGACCCCCAGAAATCGCCACCCTTTGCTCTTCTGGTGGGCGAAACCGTTCAGCATTTAGGGAGCTCTGTAGGTGGCCTTATTTGCGTCACCAATTACCGCCTATATATACAAAACGGGGAGAACCAGTACCACATCCCTTTGGGGGTTGTTGAGTTTGTTGAAATTAGGGAACTTTTTTACTTGCAACTGTTTTGTAAAGACGCCAGAACCTATAG GTGTACATTTGAGAATAATGAGAGTGCTTTGGATTGGTATGATAAAATTTCTAAGGCAGTGGAGCCTCCTCAACAAATAGATCAGTTGTTTGCGTTTTATCACTGCATTTGGGCGAAGGAAAGAGGAGGAGAAGAGGCGGCAATTAAGATTGCAAGGCAAAGGAGTTACACGTTTGGCAGGGACATGTTTGAAAATGAG ATGATTAGAATGCAGTTCCAAGGTGATTCCTGGAGGATCACAAAGGCAAACGAAAACTACAAAATATGTCCCACTTATCCACCGTATTTGCTAGTCCCTTCGTGTATTGACGATGATATGCTCGAGAGTGTGGCCAAATTTAGGAGCTCCCGACGAATTCCAGTTGCAGTTTGGAG GCATATGAGAAATGGAGCTGTGATAGCGCGCTGCAGCCAACCTGAAGTGGGCTGGTTTGGATGGCGTTCCAGTTCAGATGAAGACTTGTTAAAGGCCATTTCTGAGGCCTGTAATTTTGACCGGAACTTGCGAGCAAACAGCAACAGCGATAAAGACTCGGTGTTGTCTCATTCGCCTGGTTCACTGCACTCCGAGGAATCGTTGCAGATAACCGGAGACGTGCTGCAACAAGAGAAGAAG CTTTTGATTATGGATGCCAGGTCCTACACTACAGCAGTCGCAAACCGAGCCAGGGGTGGTGGCTGTGAATACATAGAGTATTATCCAAACTGCGAGATTCAATTTATGAATTTGGCGAATATTCATTCCATCCGCAAGAGCTTTCATGCCCTTAGACAATTGTGCATGACATCAGCTGATCAGCCCAA TTGGTTTAGTCTTTTGGAGGGCACTCGCTGGCTTTTGAATATGTCAGGATTGTTGAAAGCAGCAGTTACATTGGCAAATGCAGTGGAAAGAGACGCCAGGCCTGCATTGGTGCATTGCTCTGATGGGTGGGATCGGACACCTCAGATTGTGGCTTTGGCAGAGTTGCTATTGGATCCGTATTATCGCACTATAGACGGTTTTAG GGTATTAATCGAACGAGAATGGTTGGCCTTCGGCCATAAATTTGCCGATCGATGCGGTCACTCGGGCGGCAGCGAAGATTTAAACGAACGCTGTCCAGTATTCCTACAG TGGCTTGACTGCGTGCATCAACTCATGTCACAATTTCCCGTTTCCTTTGAATTCTCTCCGGGTTACTTGATCAAGCTAGTGCAACACACATACTCCAACTTGTACGGTACTTTCCTGTGCAACACCCAGAAACAACGGTCTAAAATCGTCCATGGAAAAACCTTTTCTGTGTGGGAGTTTTTGAGCACAGGCACGTTTAAGAACCACCTTTACGCCTCGGTTCAAAGTAGCAGCTCTGCAAGCAGG GTTCTCTGGCCCAAGACCAACGTCAGGGATTTGAGGCTCTGGTCCGAAGTGTACCTTGATTCTGTAGAAGTCAATTTCAACCCTGAGGAAGCTTGTCCGGGGCCACCTTCCTTTAACGGCCACCTGAATATGTCTAAAACGCGCTCCTACGGAGATTTGATTAATGCGGATGTTTGTCATTCGTTGTATGGGAGGAGGAACAGCGATCCTAGTATGAACAGGGAATT GAAATTGGTTCCTCATGAAGATTCAGATACTACAGTAGTGGTCAATGGGGGATCTAATATGGACTCAGTTTCTGACTTTCAGCCCAGCGACATGGAAGACAATGTAGAGTGTACGCAAGACTGTATCTATAACTCACACTCAAATCCGACGGCAAACCTCACTGATGACCAAATAGATGGTTTAGGTTTTGATGAGGATCATTTGCATTTGATTGGAGTTGCGTATACTAACGGGAACTCTAAAAACGAAGCTGAAAAGGCTCAGAAGCCTTTTTTAGCGGAAAATTGGAGTAGAATTATTTTGGGTCCGACAGGGGGCACTGAGGAGAGCGAAGCTGAGGGAATTAAGGCTGAAACCGTGGACGATTTATtagtaaataataacaattcgTCATTTAGTCGAAGGAATCTTGTTGATACCGGTGATAGTAATAATATTAGTGATACGCGGGACGTTGAGAGTGTCTTGTGCAAGGCTGGGGAGCAAGTGGGGAAGATCCTGGACTTGGAGAGGTCGGTGGAGACGAGCACGGAGACACTGGTGTCTGATCATCACATTCCTGG TTCCTCGCCCAAAGAGTACAACGGTTTTGAGAAAATTCGAAACCCAGTGGATACGATAGATGCGCCGGATAATTGCACTGTATGCGGACAAACTGAGAAGTTGTTCAATGGAAGAGACTGTAG ATACCTGTCAAATGCTCCAAACCACTCTAGCGAATGGCAAGGAGCGTACATGCACAACCACAATCGCAACCATCCAAACCGCCTCATCAACTGTCAGTTGGGCGAAGACGGTTTGGTAAACGTTAGATCACCGATTCACGAACGGTTAGATCAACTCACCGAAGAATTCAAA AGGAGGTTAGACCTTTTGGAGCGAGAGCTTCACGCCTCCAGACAGATTTTAATCAAACAGGCATGCCACCGGTGTCTGAACGGGGACAGTGAGAGACCCGACGACAGT TACTTCTAA